The window AACGTATGGTAGTTTGTGTTTGAAGTTGGGGCCGTAGCCTCAAGTTGCTCCGTAGAGCTTGCTTGAGATTCAGTGGGTCCATCCGTAGATGGTGTCGCATCGCCTGTGGTAGGGGTTTCCTCCGGTGGTTTTGCGTCTGCGTTCTCGTTCTTTGGTTGTTCCTGAATCCCTTCCGCAGTCGTAACTGTTGGTTGCTCCGTAGAGCTTGCTTGAGATTCAGGATTTGTCTGAGGTTGATTATTCTTTGCCATCGTTTTCTCCGTCAAGTAATTCTTCATAAGAAGACGATTTTCCTTCGGAACCTGGCTCTGGAGGATTAGCTCCTTGTGGTTTTGCAGAAAGTTTTACGAGTCCTGCATCAACGAGTCCTTTGAACTCATCTAATTTTGAATCAACGAACTGTTTGAATTCTTCCTCTGGTTTTTCTTTCGGTTGAAAACCAATGGAAACTTTCTCCAAATAGGTTTTGTGTTCTGGAGTGAGAGATCTTTCTTTAACGATCGTCTCAATGTGTTTTGAAGATTGCGTTTGAAATAAATCCGATTTCACTTTCTGATAAGATTCTTTGATTGAATCTGCGTCTTTTGCCTTCTGTGCAAATGTATCAATCTGCGATTGGGCCGTATGGACAAAATGCCGTCCAATTGCATCAGCAAGTCTATGATCTTGCCCTGGTTCGTATTCGATTTTCCCTTCTTTGAAGGAAATTTTTCCAACTAACTCTGGAACAGTCCAGATTCGTGTAGCAGGAATTCCATTGTCTTTGATCATCTTGATCGCTTCTTCGATTGTCATTGGCTTCTTATTCTCCTTGTTGTCTGGTTTTCCGGGTTCCAGATCCGGTTCTGGTTCTGGTTCAAAAAATTGCATTGAAGCTACGAGCTCAGCACCCTCGACTCCAGGAACATCTTTTCCCTTTTTCCCGAGAGCGACTCCAGTTAGCTGTTTGATGGAATTTACAATGCCTTTGTCAGGAAGATCTTCGTAGGAAATATCCGCTTCCATCGATATCACATCATAACTGTGATCTTTTTCCGAAGCAACTGCCACATAATGATGAAGCTTTCCTCCAATATCTCTGAGTGTGCTTCCTACGATGTTACCTACTTTTGGACGTGATTCATCGATTCTAGTTTCACCATGACCCGCATAAGCTTGGATCGAAGTATGAACTGTGCTGTACAAAGACTTGATTGCATTCGCTGTCCATTCCAAAGGTTTAGATAGTCCACCGAGGATTCTTGGATTCGAAAAACCTTCTTTTGCCAGAAGATAGACTTTTACCACCTTTCCGGAAAGAGAACCTGGATCCTTTACTATGGATCTCCAATCGATGTTTGCTTGAATATAGCCATGAACGATCATTGAATCACCTCTTCTTCATTTGTTTGAGTATTCAAAAGCGCATTTGAAATACCTGCGATCTCTCCACTTCTTTCATCTGATAGGCGCTTGATTTCTTCCTCTGAATCGATATTTGGTAGCATTTCTAAGAAAGTTCTAACTGAGATTTGCTTTGCATTTACGAGAGGTTGGAACGTATCAATCAAAAGTTTAATTTGTGCAGCAGAGATTTGTGGAAGTGTTGCATAAAGACCAATTGGATTCAAAGCAGATCCAAAAAACTGATTTGAGATTGCACAAACATTGATGCAAATCTGAGTCCAAAGCTCCTGATGTCCGATTCTTTCCATCACAGTTGCGCTGTTTGTATCAGAAGCTATCTCAACTGCAGTCGCTCGATTCGACATTAGCTCTGGATACCAAAGATAGATAGGATATCCCGACATAACGGAGATCCTTTGTGCTCTAACTTGGATGTTTCGGTCCAAGGATTCAACACCGGAAAGATCTGCCTGTACATATTTTAGAGTAGTCTTCCAGGTTACAAGGCCCTGACCTAACTTCCATTTTCTGCTACCTTCATCTTTTGGGCCACCATTGGGAGGCTTTCCTGATACTATATTTCTCAACGGCTCAAAGAAATTTTGTTCTTCCGTATCGAGATGAGGAGTTGGATCCGCAAAATACTCATTTACTTTTGACCAATGTTTCATCTGCCTATCTATCTCTTCGATATCATTGAGGCAGTAGGCAACTTTGGGAGGGATCTGTTGCTCTCCAGTCATTTCGTCATTGTTTGAGTACGTGAGATAAACCAAGTAAGGCGAAAAGATTTCGTATTCACCATCTTTTGTGTCGTAACCGATCCCTTCTACTTTTCCATATTTATCGTATTTGAGACGGTATTTGTATTGAGAGTAAGGAAGCGCTTTGAGACCGATGTCTCCAGTTTCCATAACATACAAGCAAACTGCAAGACGGCCCTCGCGTTCTGCAAGTTTTGCGAATTCCACAGTCTTTTTGTAAACGTTCGCTCTTTGGAACCAATCCTTCAGAATATCAGTTGTCTTCTTCTCTCCTGATAGAGAAATTTCTCCACCTGCAATGGCTGATGCTCGGAAGTCCACAATTGCCCTTACTGCGAGAGCACCTAATTCATCTATGAAATGATACTTCTCACGAATAGCTTTTACAGCTTTCTCATATTTAAGCGATTGCTCCCTTTCCTCTTTCTCTTTCGAAAAGACTGCAGCAGAGGTGGAGTCCGGTTCCTTCGGGTATCTCCATGCCTGGATCGAAGCTGTAATGCGACGTAATATTGACACTTTTACGATTTAGCGAATACTAGGGGACTAACATCAAGCAAATTTTTGTTTAGTAAGTTATACGCGCCGGCTGCGCCGTCTGCTTGGTCATCATGAGCATAGTCTTTATCATTATCTGTTAACATAACTAACTCATCGATGAAAGCAGCGTTCCAAGGAGCACGAACAAGTTTAGTGATTTTGTTTTGTACCGAAGCGGAGAACGGTGACCAACGAACATGCTTTGCTCCTGTCTCAGATTGAATTGTCACATAGAATCCAGAGAGAGATCTTGCCATATCTTCTGATTGGTCCTTCCCTGCTTGGCCTGGATCTTGGAAAAGTAATATTCTATTTCCCATACCATCAAGCTGCGCAGTTTGGAGGATTTTGGATTTCACATCAGATGCTCTTTTTCGAAAACGAATTACATCGAGAATATAAAAATTTTTTGCATGATCCACACCTATTTTTACACCAACTGTCCAGTCTGGATCTGGATATGATTCGGATGGTTCCGATGCTGCTCTATCCCAACATCGTACAGATTGGATGATACCAGGAACCTGGTGTGGTTCGATGATTTCGAAATCTTCTCTGGAAAAAAACATTCCTGCTTCCGATGAGATATTCCAATCTCCATACTCCCAAGCTCTTCTCAAATATTCAGGAAGGTCTTCTGTTGCTCGAGCTAAATAGGCAGGATCTTTTTCCATTAAAATGAGATTGTCGGAAAACAAAGAAGGAATATAACATCGGGACCAACCCATTGGAGACGTATCGATCTTATAAGGATTGTTTACTGAATACCTTTCTTTAATTAATGTGTGTCCTCTTCCACCTGGATTGGCAGTAACGACAATTCGAGGAGGAAGTCCAGATCCACGAATGGTAGACTTGAGCTTATCAATTCCAAGAAAAGATTTGAAATTCCCAACTTCATCAAAGCCCAGCCAGCTGTATTCATGGCCCTGATAGTTATCTGCGTCGTCCGGTGATTCTAAATAGCGAAGTTTTAGGAATGCTCCACTTGGATGTGTATATACATTGTCCCCTTTATTTCGTACGAAACCCCACGGTTCCAAAAATTCACGGCATTTTGAAACGATATCATCTAGTTCAGCATAAGTTCTTCGGAAAATAACACCCCTAGTTTTTCCTTTGAGAATTTTGTATTGGGAAAGGAAATCTAAAAGTAAAGCAGCTGTCTTGCCTCCTCCTCGTGCTCCTCCGAAAAGTATTTCATTCGCAGGACAAGCAATCAGCTGGGCCTGTTTGAATTGAGGTTTTAGGATTGTTGGTTGAATCGTTTGTTCCATTCATCAAAATCCATTCTGTCTGGAACGACGAGGATTGGTGTGACAGTTGGCAACGGTAGACTCCCATTCAACTCCAATTTAGCTTCTGGTTTTCCCATGATTCGATCCCACAACAAATCCATATTTTTGTTTCGGCCTCCTCCTTTCTTTTTCCCAAATTCCTTGAAAGCAGACATTACACCTTGTTCTAGTAGGTTTTCAGGAAGAGGGAGGTTATCTGGATCTGCTGTAGAGTATTTATAGTAGGCTCGAATCAAATTCTCTTTGGAAGCTGTTCTCATTTCTAGAATATCTTTTGGCAATGGAGGCCTGCCTGATGGATTCCCTGATTGACCTTTCCTAAAAGTCGTCTTGGAATTCTTTGCTGTTCCTCCTGTTTTTTTCCTGTTAGCAGGTGTCTTACTCATCAATACAGCTTAAAAATACATATAGCATTGCTTTCAAGCTTTTTCCAGTTTTGGATATAATTAGAACTGGATCAAAAGATAAATTTATCTTTTGATCGGGAACGTTAGTAGTCAGTGCGTGTATTTCTTCTAACTAAAGAATTTCCATGTGCTTTTCTGCGAATCTATACAATTTATAAAGAAGGGCCTGCGATTCTTCATAATTTAAATATGGAGTAGCCGCATGATAAACAAAAGCACCTGATTTTTTTATCCAAACACGTGCCATAGGTGCATCACATTCTTTTCCCCAAACGATGAATAGAATTCGGGAAGGGTTCCCTGAGTTCATTCGCATGACTCCGCGAAATAGTCGATCATTGAGTGAAACTTCGATAGAGATTGTCGGCCGTTTAGTTATTTGCATCTGAGATACTCCTGGTTGTTTTTAATTCCAATGATTGTTTTCCGGCATAAGAATCCTTCTTCTCGCTTTTAGAAAAATTTCTTTGTCCTTTTCAATGCCGATAAAGGATCTGTTTAGTTCAGCACATGCAACACCGGTGGTCCCGGAGCCCATACAGTTGTCCAAGACTAAGTCTCCTTCATTGGAATAAGACAGGAGAAGGAACCGCATAAGGGAAAGAGGTTTCTGTGTTGGGTGCATCCCCTTCTCGCTTTCCGATGGGAAACACAATACGGAATCCGGGAAACGAGATCCATCATCGATGTATTGATAGTCCTGAGATTTTGGGCCGCGGATTTTGAAGAGTTGGCTCCCAGCGTTTCCTACAAGTTTTCCTTTCTTAGCGAAGTTCTTTGATACTTCATACTTCTGAGGATTGTAAGTAGGAAGCTTTTGGTAAAAAATACAAATGTTTTCATGCGATTTGTTTGGCATCTTCCTTGCGTTAAGGAATCCACTGGACTTTGTTTTATACCAAATCAACTCGTATCGGAACTCTTTCCGGTTGCTGTTTATCAAATCTGTTGTAAATGGTTGTGAGGCTGTAAGAACAATGGCGCCATTCGGTTTTATTACTCGGTGATATTGATTCCAAAGTTCACTGAATGGTAAAACCTTATCCCACTCACAGTCTGTTGTTCCGTACGGAAGGTCGGTAAGGATCAAATCAATGGAATGGTCTTTGATCTTTGGGAAAACATTAAAGCAGTCGTCGTTATAAAGTTGAACATTCACATTGTCAGAGATGCTAAACCTTTGTGTAGTGTATAGCATTTTAATTTTTCCCAACTCCACCTTTCTCGAAATATTCAGGTGGTGGAGGAAATATAGATGACCTTATTACATATAGATCCTCTTCATATTTTCCACTTCCTAAATACCATAATGCAAAAAATGGATTTTTTAAAATCATAGTGCAAAAATTCAAACGAAACTTCGCTATAGTTAATTGTTTTTCTTTTGTGCTAAACATATCACATTCCTTTAATTACTTTTTGTGTGCTTACACCAAAGGATTTACATAAATCTATTAAATCACGGTATTGAACTGGATTGCCTGGATCGTTATATGAGGTGGATCTTAGCTGTATCTTCTCCACCTCATCCAAAAACTTCCTTTGTTCTACTCCGCAAGTAGGACGGGAAGCGAGCTGCTTAATCCAATCAGATACAATCATTAACTTCGGGGATTTAGATTGTAAAATTTCCTCTAAGACTAATGATAACATAACTTTATCGCCGTGATATTGCTCTATGAGTTTATTTAGTTGGTTCATTTCTTCAATTTTTCCTTTCTTCGCCATTCTTTAACTATTGGTTTCAACGCCTCTATATCGAACTCTTCTATCCCAGCTTTTCTCATCTCGTTTATTGTCATCGGACACCCCTTGAAAACGTCTAAGGCAATTGTATCTTCACCATGCGTTCTTATAATTTCGGCAGTTGCGCAAAGATAACCTTTTTCGAATTCGTGATTTTTCTCACTCATACAATCCTCATCCAATGAACGTTTTCAATCTACCAATGTGATCTACTTCGTTCTCAATATAGTTTTTAATCTCGCGAATTCTTTTCCTAAGACTAAATCGCTTGTTCCTCTTCATCGGGAACGTATCAATGATCTTTTGAACTGTTGAGATCCGTATTTGAATCGCTTCCAGATCAAGCCTACCTGTTTCCGGGTTATAAAATTCCTTCAGATATTTTGGAAGGCCGAGACGTTGGGTCCATTCGATTCCGACATAAGTTCCATCACTTCTGAACTTACCCCTTTCCAGCCTTTCCTGGTCATAGTCTTCCTTTGGCATCGGTGTTTTGCCTTTATTCTTTTCTCTGTAGAAGTAGGCTTCATATTCTCTTTGAGTTGAGCGAGGATCAAGTGTCATAATTTAGCCCTCCCGATCGTTGAAAGTGGAGCCCAGTAAATCAGCTTCCTTTCTTGGTATTCATGAAACCATTTCCAAAAATCTTCCAAAGTATCAAAGCCATCGTTCTTGGCAAAGGCTAAGACACCATCATATCGATAAACCAGACCACTCCCGTTTTCGATAAGAACTCTTTCCTTTTCTGGATTGATGATTATTGGAACTGTAAGGGTGCATATTGAAGTAGCAAACTCATGATATTTTTTTGTTCTGACGCCAGTGGCCATGTTCATAATTCGTCCAGGACTCCAACGATTATGTGCATCTTCTCTGATAGTGTGGATTTTTTCTCCTGAGAGAATCTTGGGTACGAAACGTTCATTGAAGCCTATAATCATAAAACCCCCTTCTTCTTGTAAAACTTGAAACTTCGATCATCATGGCCGGAAGAAGGATCAATAGAGATCCTTCCGAGGTAGTCATATTCATTTCCAGACCAAACAGGTTTTGAATAGTCCTTCCAAATCAGGATTCCACCTGGTTTCAGGACTTTGTGGACTGATTTCAATACCTTTGCTTTATCCACCAAACTACAGTTATATATTTCTTCACTATGATACTTACTCCAAGGAGGATCTGCCATCACAACGTCAAAATATTCCTTTGGAAAGCGAAGGTGAACTTCAGTTGCATCCCCTACTACATCACGGACGGGAACTTGGGTTCCGATCACTGCAAAATTACTGTCTAAACGACAATATGGTCCAGCTGGTATCGAACCGGAAAAGAGGTGAAGGAGGTTCCCCATATCTGGAATGGCCGCATTTAACCTGACCATATCCTGAACTGCGTAGGCTCCTTTGTATCCAGAAATGTTTTTGAAGTTCTGGCCGTAATCCCATTCACCAAAGAAACGTTTCCCATTTGGATAAAGGAAAAGGGATTCAGGAAGGCCCATTAATCTCGCATACTCATTGTAATTTTCAACGATCGATAGAGGGGTGATATTAATCACAATGCTATTCTGCATAGTAGGATAGTGCCTCACTACAATGATCTTCTATATCTTGATCCGTTACATCAGCCCAGGTATTACAACATAAGGAATCTAGCAATTCACCATCATCTAGTGAATCTCTTTCACCTTCAGCTATTTCCTTTGAGGCCGTTTTCTCCAAAAACCAAAGGAATATTTTTTGTCTGACTTCCTGTTCTGACTTCACGGTTTTTCCTCCGAAAAATAGTTTTTTATGATCTCGAACGCTTGTAAGGCGCTAAATGCAAAATGGAATTCGTGATTTTGTGCTACTAGGAAACGGCCAGTCTCAATCTGGTTTTTTACTCGTTCGTCCTTTGGTGTTTTACCATCCTTCTTGAATAGTTTTTCATCCTTCTTTTTCATCTCAATCCAAAGACCGATTTTCCCTTTTCTTGCGTACGGAAAATGTAAGTCGGACCAACCAGAAGTAACACCTTGTTTCTTTGCAAAAAGAGGATTCCTTTTACCTGCTTCCATCCCAGTCCTAAACTTAAGCGTTGGATACGTTACGCCAAGTAAGTGAATGAGGGATGCTTGCTCTTGTGCTTCAGAAGGGACACCAAGAATTGATTTCTTGGTTCTTGATCTTGTTCTAGTCTTCATCTTCAAATTCTCCGTCGGAGTTATCTTCTGTATCTGAAACGATTGAAAGGTTTAGTTGTGAATTTTCCTTTCGAGTAGATTCCTTGATTTCTTTTTGCTTCTTTTCAACTTCCTTATTGAAATTACTTAGATGTAGATCCGCTTCGGAGAAAAACTTTTCACAAAGCGAACGTAATTTTTTAAATTCCTTCGACTCTACTGATTGCAATATTTCATCTAAGCATGCACGAGTTATGATCATGTTATGAGATATTGGCAAAAGCGTTTCTGGATCATTAGATTGGAATTGTAATTCGAATATTGGCCTAGCTCTACCTGCTAATTTGAAATCCTTTTGTTTTATAAAATTTATTTGAATTTTCTCGATAGAAGGTAACCGGCTGTATTTATCTTTAATTCGATTTTCTCTAAGGGACAATTCTGTTGCTTCAAATTGAAGAGCGAGATTTGCAAGATGGGAATTTAGATCCCTTTCGAGATCTTTCGATGTTGGCAAATCCCACCCTTGGATTTCGTTGATCAACTTTTTCATAGATCCAACGATTTTCCAGATGTTTGTATTGGTTTTCTCTCCGGTATCCACAGTAATTTCATAGTTTTGAAGAACTTGTGCTTTTAATTTGAGAGATGTTTTGATATCGGCTGAAACTACAGTATATGTTTTTTCTGCAACTTCACGATCGATTTGATCTTCTGTTTTTTGTGTAAGTGTTGCCTGAGTCATAATTATTAAGCTGCCTTGTTTTTGTTTTTCTCGAAATATTCCATCGCTCTCTTCATTTGAACCGTATGTAATGAAACAGGAAAGTTTTCCAGTTTCAACGTTGGCATTTTAACCTTGTATACAGTTGTTAGCCTGCGAAGGAACTCTAGAATGTTCTGTTCTAAATCACCTTGTTTGTTCTCGCAATGTTCGAGAATGAACTTCTCCGGGTGTTCCCGAAAGGAAACGCTTGGGTTAAGAGAATTAGGTGCACTCATATACTTTGATCTCCTTCATCCATTCATCGAATGAAACATCTGAAACCAATTCCATCGGTTGAACTTTTACAACTTCAACTTTTGGCTCCTGTATATCAGGGAAAGGAAGAATATCTGTTGGCCGTGTTCTAGAATAAACGAGGGCCTTGTTCCGAGCCGGCCGAGAAGCGTGAACCCAACCTTCCTTTCGAAGCCATCTTAAATCGTAGTCTACCATTGCGTAAGTCCACCGAGGCATTCCCAAAGGGGTGTTCTCGTTCGCTAGATCAACGATATGTTTAATCCTACCCTGCCATGACTCTTTCGATCCTATTCGAAAGTAGATCAGCCCGAGAATGAAAAGTCTCCTACCACTACGAATTCGCAATGGTGCATCAAGTGGCATTTTAGACCAAAAATCATTCATAGTTTACCGCCTAATGGAAGGTAACGAACTACTTCAACTGAACGCTTTGG of the Leptospira bandrabouensis genome contains:
- the terL gene encoding phage terminase large subunit — its product is MEQTIQPTILKPQFKQAQLIACPANEILFGGARGGGKTAALLLDFLSQYKILKGKTRGVIFRRTYAELDDIVSKCREFLEPWGFVRNKGDNVYTHPSGAFLKLRYLESPDDADNYQGHEYSWLGFDEVGNFKSFLGIDKLKSTIRGSGLPPRIVVTANPGGRGHTLIKERYSVNNPYKIDTSPMGWSRCYIPSLFSDNLILMEKDPAYLARATEDLPEYLRRAWEYGDWNISSEAGMFFSREDFEIIEPHQVPGIIQSVRCWDRAASEPSESYPDPDWTVGVKIGVDHAKNFYILDVIRFRKRASDVKSKILQTAQLDGMGNRILLFQDPGQAGKDQSEDMARSLSGFYVTIQSETGAKHVRWSPFSASVQNKITKLVRAPWNAAFIDELVMLTDNDKDYAHDDQADGAAGAYNLLNKNLLDVSPLVFAKS
- a CDS encoding DNA-methyltransferase, yielding MLYTTQRFSISDNVNVQLYNDDCFNVFPKIKDHSIDLILTDLPYGTTDCEWDKVLPFSELWNQYHRVIKPNGAIVLTASQPFTTDLINSNRKEFRYELIWYKTKSSGFLNARKMPNKSHENICIFYQKLPTYNPQKYEVSKNFAKKGKLVGNAGSQLFKIRGPKSQDYQYIDDGSRFPDSVLCFPSESEKGMHPTQKPLSLMRFLLLSYSNEGDLVLDNCMGSGTTGVACAELNRSFIGIEKDKEIFLKARRRILMPENNHWN
- a CDS encoding methyltransferase domain-containing protein, which gives rise to MQNSIVINITPLSIVENYNEYARLMGLPESLFLYPNGKRFFGEWDYGQNFKNISGYKGAYAVQDMVRLNAAIPDMGNLLHLFSGSIPAGPYCRLDSNFAVIGTQVPVRDVVGDATEVHLRFPKEYFDVVMADPPWSKYHSEEIYNCSLVDKAKVLKSVHKVLKPGGILIWKDYSKPVWSGNEYDYLGRISIDPSSGHDDRSFKFYKKKGVL